One part of the Terriglobales bacterium genome encodes these proteins:
- a CDS encoding antibiotic biosynthesis monooxygenase: MFTRVVEIKTKPGKAREVCQTVHGKILSTLKAQPGFVDEMVLVSDSEGILAMSIWKTREDADRYSREHYAEVNELIRHLVHSAPKVHTFDVETSTFHKIAKGIAA; this comes from the coding sequence ATGTTCACACGAGTCGTCGAGATTAAGACCAAGCCCGGAAAAGCACGGGAAGTCTGCCAGACCGTTCACGGCAAGATTCTTTCTACCCTCAAAGCGCAGCCCGGCTTTGTGGACGAGATGGTGCTCGTATCGGACAGCGAAGGCATCCTGGCGATGAGCATCTGGAAAACCAGGGAAGACGCGGATCGTTACAGTCGTGAGCACTATGCCGAGGTGAACGAGCTCATCCGCCACCTGGTCCACAGCGCTCCCAAGGTCCACACGTTTGACGTGGAGACCTCCACATTTCACAAGATTGCCAAGGGCATCGCGGCCTGA